The Arachis hypogaea cultivar Tifrunner chromosome 19, arahy.Tifrunner.gnm2.J5K5, whole genome shotgun sequence genome has a window encoding:
- the LOC112779449 gene encoding uncharacterized protein isoform X1 produces MARNFSLLILPESGKEQLSSFCDLLHLFLKNRIIDAASEVEKERSRRLGTSILNQVVLKAVAFKPRPRTRAGERGRVYYCTQAAIRPPTFVFFVNDAKLFPQAYCRYMERQLRADAGFSGTPIRLLWRSRRVGKDEGKAQESK; encoded by the exons ATGGCCAG AAATTTCAGCTTATTGATACTGCCGGAATCAGGAAAAGAGCAGCTGTCTTCATTCTGTGACTTACTCCATCTTTTCCTTAAAAACAG GATTATTGATGCTGCTAGTGAAGTTGAAAAGGAGAGATCAAGAAGACTCGGAACTTCTATACTAAATCAAGTAGTGCTGAAAGCAGTGGCTTTTAAGCCTCGTCCTAGGACACGAGCTGGTGAAAGAGGGCGTGTTTACTATTGTACACAG GCTGCTATACGGCCCCCTACATTTGTGTTCTTTGTCAATGATGCAAAACTTTTTCCTCAGGCTTACTGCCGCTATATGGAGAGGCAACTGCGTGCTGATGCTGGTTTTTCTGGTACACCCATTCGGCTTTTGTGGCGTAGCAGGAGAGTGGGAAAAGATGAAG GCAAAGCACAAGAATCCAAATGA
- the LOC112779449 gene encoding uncharacterized protein isoform X2 gives MARNFSLLILPESGKEQLSSFCDLLHLFLKNRIIDAASEVEKERSRRLGTSILNQVVLKAVAFKPRPRTRAGERGRVYYCTQAYCRYMERQLRADAGFSGTPIRLLWRSRRVGKDEGKAQESK, from the exons ATGGCCAG AAATTTCAGCTTATTGATACTGCCGGAATCAGGAAAAGAGCAGCTGTCTTCATTCTGTGACTTACTCCATCTTTTCCTTAAAAACAG GATTATTGATGCTGCTAGTGAAGTTGAAAAGGAGAGATCAAGAAGACTCGGAACTTCTATACTAAATCAAGTAGTGCTGAAAGCAGTGGCTTTTAAGCCTCGTCCTAGGACACGAGCTGGTGAAAGAGGGCGTGTTTACTATTGTACACAG GCTTACTGCCGCTATATGGAGAGGCAACTGCGTGCTGATGCTGGTTTTTCTGGTACACCCATTCGGCTTTTGTGGCGTAGCAGGAGAGTGGGAAAAGATGAAG GCAAAGCACAAGAATCCAAATGA